The segment AGATCACGCTTCTGGAGCGCGGACCGAGGTGATGAGCTTCGCTCAACACCTCACTGACAGCAGAACGGAAGTCTCAATTGTAGAATCAAAACAGCAAGCCCAAAGCTCTTCATTTCGAAACCCAAAAGAATAGAAGTGTGGTGGGCCCGGTGAGATTCGAACTCACGACCCCCGCCGTGTAAAGGCGATGTCATGACCGGCTAGACCACGGGCCCAGTGTTGCTAATAATGCACATCAGTATCCGCTACCATCTTAGTGGTGTGGGATGTGCAACCCCATAATAGCATTAGTAATATATAACGTTTTTCGTGAGATGGCGGGGCTGTGCAGGAATGAATCACAACCATTAATAATCAGTAGTGCATACGTTGGTAGCATGACCGAGAATAATGAAGAGACTGAGATAGTGCAGCAGAGCAAGCAGCTTGAAGAGTTCAAGGTTGACCTCAATTATAATGAGGAGATGGGACAGATCGTCATATGGATGCCTGTTGATGAGCATGATATGCGTGTCGTTACCACAAGCGAGGACGGTAAGCTGGATTGCGTTTTTTACAGGATGTTCCCCACTCCTGAAGCCGCTCAGGAAGCCTATGAGGATTTTGCAGTTGCACAGGACATAAGGGACATGTTCACTCGTAGTGGCATTGGAAAGAAATGTAACTTATAATAGTTGATGTTTAGTAACAATTAATAATAAATTTGGAATTTCATAATTCCACACCCATAATTACCTCATATATTAACAAACCTTCAAGAGGAAGCCTGTCACATGCGAATCGGAGTATATATCTGCCACTGTGGATTGAACATTGCAAGTGTCATCAACATGGATGCACTGCACAAAAAGGTCGAGGAGATGGGGGATGTCGCCCTTGTGAAAGACATCCAGTTCATGTGCTCTGACTTCGGGCAGGAACAATTGATAGAGGACATCAGAGAGAACAACATCGACAGGATCCTGGTCGCAGCCTGCACTCCGAAGCTCCATGAACCTACTTTCAAGAGAGTTCTTGAAAAGGCCGGTATCAATCCATATCTCCTGGAGATCGCAAACATCCGTGAGCAGTGCTCCTGGGTACACATGCACAAACAGAATATGGCCACCCAGAAGGCTTTTGATCTTATCAAAATGGGAGTTGCAAAGCTGAAGCTGCTCCAGCCTTTGCAGATCCGCACGTACAAGGCGAACAAGGACGTCCTTGTCATTGGAGGTGGTGTTGCCGGTATCGAGGCAGCCCTGACACTGGCAGATGCCGGAACGCACGTCCACATGGTGGAAAGGGAACCCACAATCGGCGGTAAGATGGCTTTGCTCAATGAGGTTTTTCCCACCAATGACTGCTCCATTTGCGTGCTGGCACCCAAGATGACGGACGTGCAGAACCATCCCAACATCGAGATGAGGACCTATGCCGAGATCACTGACATCTCCGGTTCGGTGGGTAATTTCACTGTAAAAGGTATCCAGCGCTCCAGATACGTGATCGTTGACCGCTGCAAGGGATGTATAGACCAGTGCTCCAATGTCTGCCCTGTGGAGATACCAAACCCATTCGATAGCGGCCTTGGCAAAGTAAAGGCCATCAGCATGGCCATTCCGCAGGCCGTCCCGCAATCTGCTTACATCAACAACGAGTTCTGCGTTGGCTGCGGACTTTGCAAGCAGGCCTGCCCGGCAGATGCCATTGATTATGAAATGAAGGAAGAAGAGTTCTCGTTCACCGTCGGGGCTGTGATCGTTGCAACCGGTTACCAGGGATTCGATGCCAGGCGCAAGGAGGAGTATGGTTACAGCGTCTATCCGGATGTCCTGACCAACATGGAACTTGAAAGACTGCTCAATGCATCAGGACCAACACGAGGCAAGGTCGTAGTGCCATCCACCGGAGAAACACCGAAGAAAGTCGCCTTCATCCAGTGTGTCGGTTCCAGGGACGAGACCGTCGGCAATCCGTACTGTTCGCGGGTATGCTGCATGTCTTCCATGAAGAACGCACAGATGATAAAGGAGCGCTACCCTGATTGTGATGTTACAATTCATTACATTGATGTACGTGCGTCCGGCGAGATGTATGAGGAATACTATGTGCGCTCACAATCAATGGGAATCAATTTTATCCGTGGCAAGGTTGCAGAAGTTCAGCCTGATCCGCAGGGCCATATGCAGCTTCGGTATGAAGACACACTTGAGAGTGCCATCCGGGAGGATCCTTACGACCTGGTCATCCTGGCAACCGGAATAGAAGCCAGCACAACTTCAGATCCGATAGCAAAGATGCTGAACCTCTCAAAAAGGCCTGACAGGTTCTTTTCAATCGCACACCCCAAGATGAGGCCTGTGGATGCACACATAAACGGTGTCTTCATCGCGGGCTGTGCCTCAGGTCCAAAGGAGATCCAGACGTCCATCGCACAGGGAAGCGCAGCTGCTGCAAGGTCCACCCGCCTGCTGGCAAAAGGTGAACTTAAGAATGACCCGTTCAGTGCACATGTGGATCCGGAAAAATGCATCGGATGCCGTATATGTGAAGAGGCCTGTAATTTCAACACCATCAAAGTAATAGAAGGCAAGGCGGTTGTCGATGAGATCTCCTGCCAGACATGTGGCTCATGCAGTGCATCGTGTCCCACAGATGCGATCACCATGCCTCACAGCACCGATGAGCAGATCATAGCACAGATCAGGGCAGCCCTTGAGGTCAAGGACGAATTCCCTCTGATCATCGCATTCCTCTGCAACTGGTGCAGCTATGGTTCAGCAGACCTTGCAGGAACATCAAGGATACAGTACCCGACTAACGTAAGAATTATCAAACTCATGTGTGCAGGCCGTGTGGACCCGGACTTCGTGCTGGAAGCACTGCAGGGAGGAGCCGACGGAGTGCTCGTTACCGGCTGCCGTCTCGATGAATGTCACTACATCCTCGGAAACCATGATGCAAAGCACAGGATGGAGAACCTGAAGGAAGTTCTCGACGAGATGGGACTGGACCCGGCAAGGCTAAAGCTGCAGTGGATATCCGCAGCAGAAGGAGACAAGTTTGCAAAGACTATCGAGGATTTCGTTGACGAGCTGACCGAGCTTGGTCCTGTCGGTTCAGAATTACCGGAGGTAAAGGAATGACCGACGAAGAGAAGCCCATGGAAGTCTCAAGGGAGATGGACATACAGGAAAACCACATTCTCTACAAGCTGGTCTCCGACAGGTCTGAAAAAACGCTTGATTACGATTACAAACGATGTGTGGGCTGTGGCATCTGCGTAAGGATCTGTCCCACAAAGGCACTGGAGCTCGGCCCCATCAAGGAAATAGCCACAGGCATGGAAGCACCACCTGTGATGATGGATCTGGAGAAGTGCACCTTCTGCTCCATGTGCGTGAACTTCTGCCCTGTAACAGCACTTGAAATGCACACTGAAGGAGACTTTCCTGAGGAGGAGCTCTTCCCTGTACTGGAGTACAAGGTCGAAATGAACGAGAAATGCGTCCCCTGCTCGCTCTGTGAAGCAGCCTGCCCGGAGGATGCCATTGAACTGGAATACACATTCCCTAAGAAGGAAGAGATAGCACCTCTGAAGGAGAACGCCGAAGGCGAGATCGAGATAGACACCGATAAGTGTAACCTCTGTGGCATTTGTGCGTATTTCTGTGATGCTTTCCTCATGCTGGAAAAGGAACCAACACCAACTGACCCCATGCCCTTCGAGCAACTCATCGTTGATGAGGACATGTGCGACTACTGCACGCTCTGCCAGGATATATGTCCCGAGGACGCGATAAGGGTAAAGGGAGAGAAACCCTGCGAACCGCCGGTTGTCTCAGGACATGTAACAGTGGATGATGAAAAGTGCACACGCTGTGGCTGGTGTGACGCTGTCTGCCCTTATGAGGCAGTAGATCTTATCAAGCCGTTCGAAGGCGAACTTGTTCTTGTCGATGAACACGTCGAACAATGCGACACGCAGGGATGCCATGCCTGCTTCAACATTTGCCCGTCACATCTCTGGTATGTGCCGGAGGACGGGAAGAAGATCGCAGCAGTACACGATCTCTGTACCTACTGTGGAGCCTGTGTCAATGCCTGTCCTGTGGATGTGATGAAGGTCGCACGCAGCAAGGTAAATCATACTGAGATCCCTAACACGCCCTGGGCAGCAGAGTGGAAGGATGCCATCAATTCACTGCTGACAAAGGAAAGAAAGCGTCCGGATCTGTCAAGGGCACTCGAGGTCGAACCCGAACCTCTGAAAGAACATGTGGACATCGCATTCCCTGAGGTCGATGAAGACATGATGGCAAAGGTTGCTGAAAGGATGCAGAAGGCCAAGGATTCCATCACTAATCCGAAGTTCAGAAGGATACTGAACAAAGGTGAGGCTGAAGAGATCCACAGGTCAATTCAGAAATGAAATGAAATGAAATGAAATGAAAAAAGGGAAAACTGGAAAACTCCGGGATTTTCTCCTTTCAACTTTCTCCTTTCAACTTTCTCCTTTCAACTTTCTCCTTTCAACTTTCTCTTTTCACTAATCCACTTTCAGTCACTTTTTCAGGAAACAGATAGCATCCTGCTTCTCCGGGTCTGCCGACACGCAGGCATGAGCACCTGTAACAGCAGGAACATCGATCAGTTTTATTATATCGCTGAAACTATCGTATTCAGGAAGAATATCTGAGAATGAATTTGCTGATCTCTCAAAGAACCTCTCATTGAACTGAGCTTCAGGCTCGTCAGGATACAAAGGAAGGTAGATGATCTCTTCCTCGACAAGGTCCAGGAAGAAATGGGTACCATAGGAAACATCAGGCCTGTGCTCGGTGGTCTGCCTTGCTACCTCGATGAGCACGGACGTGTTCCGTATCTCCGAATATGTCACGTTGACACCAAGTTCAAGGTTACTGCTGCCCCACCTTCCGGGTCCCATGAGGATGAACTCCTCCCCCTCTTTACCCAGCTTTTCGTTCAGATGACCAATTATCCTTCCAAGGGATTGCTTCTTTTCAAAATCAATATCTGTAGAATAAATAACAGGATCCACATAGACGATATAACGGATATCAGGAACAACCCCTCCGCAAATGGTCTTTGAAGACCTGAACAATATTTCATCCGGACCCAGATCAGCGGGCAATGAAAGTGATTCCACCTTTCCGGGGATCTTCATCGGCCTGCACTGGAGAATGTTAAGCTTGATGTTGTTCGACTTGCCGATAAATGCAGTGAATTCCACATCCACAGGCTGACCATATGCTTTTTCGATGGTCTGGATAGCATTGCCGATGATCTCAACAAACTTTGTTTTGGATATCAGATTATTGAAAGTAAGTACAGGCTTCCCATCGGAAGCTGATATGAAGTTTGTGACAGGGTCCCTGAGATAGTCATCCTTCAGTAGAGAAGTATACATTCTCAGCCTGGGATAATCAAAATCCTTAAGCAATGTTGAAACGGGAACCGTCCTGAACTCGTTCCTTTCAAGGTCCAGCAGGTCCACCTCTATCTGGGAATATCTGGCGATCTGGCGACCTCTCTCAGGCCTCAGTTGGGGATGGCTTACCGAGACGATACGTGGGTAATCCCGGTCAACACGATCCACGGCCCGCGTACCAAGTCCGAATACCAGACGTATCATTCCTTTGTTCGGATCGATCTGCTCACTCCAGGCAAATAGGTTCCTGGAGAATGTCACACCTGCCAGGGCCGGGAAGAAGTAGTTCTTGTAATGGGTACCTGACACACGCTGTACAAGGATTGCCATCTGTTCATCAGTATTATCAAGACCATGTACCTTGCGGTAGATGAGCGCATCCGGATCAAGAGCACTGGCATAGACCAGTTTGACGGCTTCAAGGAAAGCAGTCAGTCTTTCCTCAGGGTCACCCTGGTTCGTGCAGAACTCGCTCCGGTACTTTCCTGCAAATGCATTGCCGAAATTATCTTCCAGCAAGCTGCTTGACCTGACGATTATCGGAGCCTGACCGAAATAATCCAGCATACTGCGGAACTGCTCCATAATATCAGCAGGGAATGTTCCCTCAAGGAAACGCTGTTCAACCTCCCGGAACTCCTCCTTTGAGAGCCGGTAGCCATTTGACAGATCGATCTTCAACCGGAAGAGGTCATTGTTGATGAGGAATGTAAAGAAAACATCGGAACCGATGTAGAATGAATCGTGGGGTTCCATGATCTTTCCAAACTCGCCAGTGTCATCTTCCTTGAGAACGATGTTCCTTGAAAGCAACATTCCGACACTTTTGCCGCCGATCATCCCGGAACCAATGATCCTTTCCCTGATATAGAGCAGGTCATCGATATCAAAATATTTCTCGGCGAGTTCCCTGAAACGTGGCCTGTCACCTATGATCATACGGCATAGTTCACTTTTGAGCGCCATCATTTCCTGCAGAGGTATCCTACCTTCCTCATAGAGCATTTGATACTGCAACGCCTTGCTATAGATCGTGTCCCAGGGAGCTATGCTGCTTACCCCCGGATCCAATATGTGGCGGTCTTTCCCTCCGGAGACTGATGCAGCTTCTCCGCTGTTGAACAATGGGACCCACTCGTCCTCCTGCATGAGATGGGGAAGGAACATCTGGCTTGAATAGCGGCCATATACCTTTAGCGGATGGATGTATGCATTGCTTTCCACATGGTAGAAGTTCAGGAGCAACTGCGTGGTCTCCCTGATAGCTGCAACAGCCTGATGGCCATGCCTTCCTTTTGTAAGTGCGAAATACGTTACCGTGTCAAGTTCATAAAGATAGGGGCATGTGGCCTTAAAGAAATTCGCAAGCAATTCGTCTGTTGCCCATTCAACAACCAGTGTTGAAAGGTTATCGAATACGTAGAAGACCTCACGACCATAGCTCTCAATGATCCTGTGGACCTCTGTACTGAAATAGTCAAAACCCTTTGCGGGATCGACTTCGACGATATCCAATCCCTTAGTTGGTTCCAGGATCGGCCTGTGGGGTGCAAATCTGATATAGACACATCTGTGCCCCTCTTCTATAGCATTTTCCATGAACTTCTCTGCAAAGAAGATGTAATCTTCAAGTTCGTCAACCTGCCAGACAACGTTGTCACCATACCACAGGTTCTGAAGCAGTTCGTCAAGTCCCACTAATCCACTGCTCGCCATTCTTTTATCCATTATAGTACCCGGAAAATTATTTCTGAGTACTACAATAAGTAATTATCTATCAGGAGGAAGATTATAAGAAATAAAGAGGATGCTCAGGTCACGGAACAAAATACAAAATGCTATAATACATTCCAGTGAACGGATAGCAAACAATACTTTTATAACGGCTAACACGTTTTGTTGTCTAGATTGTGACAGAGTAATTGGTGATACTTCTATGAGCGAAAAGATCGACTACCGTGAACTTGGATTGAAATGCGGACTTGAGATCCATCAGCAACTGGACTCAAAAGAGAAACTTTTCTGTAAATGCCCTACTAAGATACGGGACACGGATGAGTCGAACTTTGAATTTTTCCGTTACCTGCGTCCCACTGCAAGTGAGATGGGAGAGACCGACAGGGCTGCGCTTGAGCAGACAAAGGTCAACAGGAAGTACATCTACAAAGCATACGACACCACCTGCCTTGTGGAGAACGATGAGGAACCACCGCGTGAACTAAACCAGGAATCACTTGATATCGCATTGTCCATTGCAAAACTGCTTCACATGATCCCGGTCGAGCAACTCCACGTCATGCGAAAGATCGTTGTGGACGGGTCAAACACCAGCGGATTCCAGAGAACCGCTTTCCTCGCCGGAGGCGGGCACCTGGATACGTCCGAAGGACCCGTGGGTGTTGATGTCCTCTGTGTGGAAGAGGAAGCTGCACAGAAGATAGAGGATCAGGGCGATTCTATCATATATTCACTTGACAGGCTTGGTATCCCGCTGGTGGAGATCGGAACAGCACCTGACATAATCACACCGGCACATGCAAGAGAAACGGCTGCAAATATCGGTATGTTACTTCGTTCCACCGGAAAGGTGAAAAGAGGACTGGGTACCATCAGGCAGGATGTTAATATCTCCATTGCAGAAGGAGCACGTGTGGAGATCAAGGGTGTCCAGGCACTGGACCTTATAGAGACCATTGTTGAAAGGGAAGCTGAGAGACAGGTAAACCTGCTTGAGATACGCAGGTCCCTTCTGGAAAGGAATGCAAGCGTCCATGATGAGATATTTGACGTAACAGACCTTTTCAAGGGAACAGAATCAAAGGTCATAAAGAAAGCACTCAAGAAAGGAAAAGTACTGGCAGTCCTCCTGCCCGGATTCGCCGGACATGTGGGCATGGAAGTGCAACCCGGAAGACGCCTAGGTACTGAATTCTCCGACCGTGCGAAGACCTCAGGCGTAGGCGGCATATTCCACACAGACGAACTGCCAAATTATGGAATTACCGAAGAAGAGGTCACATCATTGCGTGAATTCGTTGGTGCAAAGGAAGACGATGCTGTCGTAATGGTAGCTGACAAGGAAAAGCGTGCAAGAGGTGCCATGGAAAGTGTGCTTACCCGTGCACAGGAAGCCCTTGAATTCGTTCCTGAAGAGACAAGGCGTGCACTTCCTGATGGAAACAGTGCATACATGAGACCGCTTCCGGGAGCATCAAGGATGTACCCTGAGACCGATGTCCCACAGGTGGAGATCAGCAAGGAGTACTTTGAGGCTGTGGAGATCCCTGAGCTTCTTACCGAGAGGGCAAAGAGATTCAGTAAGGATTACGGGCTCAACGAGGAACTTGCAGAGAAGATCGCATATTCACAGCATCTCCCACTCTTCGAGGAACTGATGGACAGGTTCAGCAATGACAAGACCGTTACTGCAACCCTTATTGTTACAACTATAACAGGACTTGTACCTGAACTCAAGCGTGATGGCGTGGATGTTGCCAACATCACTGACGAGCATTTCAAAGAGACCTTCGAGATCGTCTCATCAGGTGACGTTGCCAAAGAGGGTATCGAACAGATCCTCCGCCATGTTGCAAAGAAACCTAAGGCCAATATCAGGGACAGTCTGGAAGAACTCGGACTTACAGCCATAGATACATCAGAGATCGAGGCATTCATAGCAAAGGTAGTCTCTGAAAGGCAGGAGTTTGTGGCAGAAAAGGGAATGGGAGCCGTTGGTCCACTCATGGGAGTTGTCATGGGAGAATTCCGCGGAAAAGTTGACGGAAAGGTACTCAGTGAACTCCTGAAACAAAAGATTAATGAGCAAATCAATACATAATGTCTTATAGATATTATGATGGTTGGAAGGAATTACACGGGGACATTGGTGTTAAAGATTGCATTGATCGCGTCACTTCTATTGATATCAGCTACTATGGCAAGTGCTGTGACAGTAGGAGAGACAGAACAACTTACCTTTGAGGTCAACCAGAGAGCGCCTGCATGGAGTCCGGACGGACAGCTCATTACTTATTCTTCAGAGCAGGCAATCTGGTCCATGAATGCTGATGGTTCTGAACAGACAAGGATCTATGATACCATTGCATGGGAAGGAGAACCTTCTTTCAGTGCAGATGGCAAATATATCTATTTTGCTACGGAGCATGTCCAGCCATTCTCTTCCAACTTTATCAGTATCCGCAAGGTAGAGATTGCGGAAAAGAGCAACAGCTTACAGGTAGCTGATTCCACTGCTGACAAGAGAGCTCCTGTTATGAGCCCTGATGGGACAAAGATAGCATATCTTTCAAAAGCTGCAGGAAACTATGACATCTGGGTAATGAACCCTGATGGCAGTAGCAACAGGCAGATAACAGATTCCAGTTCCGACGAGGGAGCTCCGGCATGGTCACCTGATGGTAAGATGCTGGTGTACTCACTGGAAGGCAACATCTGGGAAGTTGGTATTGATGGCAGTGTTCCTGTTGTCCTCAGGGATGATGCTTTTGAGAACACACACCCGGTGTTCAGTCCGGATGGTACAAAGATAGCATTTGTATCGGACAGATCAGGGAATTCTGACCTGTGGGTGATGAACTCTGATAATTTGGGTATAGAACAGATCACATTTGATAATTCCAGCCAGACGCATCCAGCCTGGAGCCCTGAAGGCGATAAACTCGCATTTGCATCCAATGAAGGCGGTGACTTCAATATCTGGACAATCGCACTTTCAGATATAGACAGTCCAATTGAGCTGGGACAGGACAAGGAACTGATAATTGAAGAAGAACCTTTTAACATCGTAAAAGAAATAGAAGATTTTGTACTAGAATCACCATTAAGGACGCTTATGATACTGTTTGCAATGTCGGTAGTGATAATGTTGTTCTTCCTGAGGAACTTCCTGAAAGGCCTGGACTGACAGGCCTTTGCCTTTTTATTTTTTATTATTATCGTATATTATCCTACTATTTTACAGAAAAAACTCTTAAAGCTTATAATTGTTTTAAAAACCATAGATTCCATCGTAACGCTTATAGCCTATTCATGACATGTATTCGCAGGTTCGGATGATGTCTGCAGTAATAGGATTAGAAGATGGAACAATTTTAAAAGGTACTGGTTTTGGTGCCGAAGGTATCGTTTGCGGAGAACTTGTTTTTACTACCCAGTACACAGGATATGAGGAGTCACTCACCGACCCTTCATACGCTGGTCAGATATTAATGTTCACGTACCCTCTTATAGGGAATTATGGTGTCAATGATGAGACCTTCCAGTCCGACGGCGTAAAGGCCGAAGGGCTTGTTGTAAGGGAAGCCTGCCCTTCCCCAAGTCATCACCTGTCAACTCGTAACATCTACAAGTTGATGGAAGACGAAGGTAAACCGGGAATCTCCGGAATTGACACACGTATGCTCACCATAGGTACCAGGGAGCATGGTACCATGCGTGCCGCGTTGATAAACGGCAGCGACGATGGTGAGGAAGCTGTCAGGCTTGCAAGGGAACAGCCTGATATCTCAACCCTTGACCTTATCTCAAGGGTCACCTGCAAGGAGCCCTACACAATAGAAAGTAAGGTCAAGACAGGTGATAAAAAACACGTTGTGCTCTTTGATCTTGGTATGAAGAAGAACATCTCAGTAAGTCTTTTGAACAGGGGTGTGGATGTCACAGTAGTACCGGCCAGCACACCTACATCTGTGATCGAGGAATACAACCCTGACCTGCTTTTCCTTTCCAACGGTCCGGGAGACCCACAGAATGCACAGAATGCTATCAATGTCGTAAAGGACCTGGCAGGAAGCATGCCTATCTCAGGTATCTGCCTTGGACATCAGGTCATCTCAAGGGCACTTGGAGCAGATACATACAAACTTAAGTTCGGACACCGCGGAGCAAACCAGCCTGTAAAGGACCTGGAATCCGGAATAGTCCACATTACATCACAGAATCACGGTTTTGCTGTCGATGGAGACTCTTTTGACGGCACCGATGTGAATGTGACACAGATCAACACTAACGATAATACAGTAGAAGGTATCGAACACAACGATCTTGACATCTTCAGTGTCCAGTACCATCCGGAAGCCAATGCCGGACCAAGGGACACTGAAAAGATATTCTTTGGAAAGGTCATGAAAGCTATGGGAGGCAGGGTATAATGACAAAACGAACAGATATTAAGAAGATCCTGCTTATCGGTTCCGGACCGATCATGATCGGACAGGCTGCAGAATTCGATTTCTCAGGAAGTCAGGCCTGCAGGTCACTCAGGGAAGAAGGATATGAGGTCGTTCTCGTTAACTCCAACCCGGCAACCATCATGACAGACCCTGAAACGGCAGATGCGGTCTACATCGAGCCGATCGAGGCAAAGATCATTGCCAAGATCATCGAGAAGGAACGACCGGACGGTATCATTGCAGGTATTGGTGGTCAGACCGGACTGAACATCACAAGTGAACTTGCTGATATGGGAGTTTTCGAAAAGTTCAATGTCGAATTGCTTGGAACATCCCTTGAAGCCATTAAGAACACCGAGGACCGTGAACTTTTCAAACAGAAGATGTATGAGATCGGTGAGAAAGTGCCAAGAAGTGTGGCAGTCTCTTCACTGAAAGAAGCTGAAGCCCTCATTGACGAACTCGGACTTCCACTTATCATCCGCCCTGCATACACCCTTGGTGGTGCTGGTGGCGGTATCGCGTACACAAGAGAACAGCTTCTCGAGATAAGCGAGAGAGGACTTCGCCGCAGCAGGATCAACCAGGTTCTCATCGAAGAGAGTGTGCTCGGCTGGAAAGAGTTCGAGTATGAGGTCATGCGTGACTCCAATGACACATGTATTGTCATATGTAACATGGAGAACCTCGACCCAATGGGAGTTCACACCGGGGAGTCCATTGTGGTAACACCATCCCAGACACTGAACGATATCGAGCACCAGATGCTGAGAACAGCAGCTATCAAGATCATACGTGCTCTCGGAATCGAAGGTGGATGTAACATCCAGTTCGCTGCAAAGGACGGGGAATACAGGATCGTAGAGGTCAACCCACGTGTTTCAAGATCATCAGCTCTTGCATCAAAGGCAACCGGTTACCCGATCGCCAGGGTAACAGCAAAGATCGCTATTGGTATGACACTTGACCAGATCCTCAACGATGTTACCAAGAAGACACCTGCATCTTTTGAGCCTACAATCGACTACGTGGTCACAAAGATCCCAAGGTGGCCTTTCGACAAGTTCGTGACCGCGGACAAGACACTTACAACTGCCATGAAAAGTACCGGCGAGGTAATGTCCATTGGACGTACCATTGAAGAATCACTCCAGAAAGCGGTACGTTCCCTTGATATCGACATGAAGTTCGGAAGCAATACATGGGACGAGGCAGAAGCCAGAACACTTCTGAAAACACCTACGAGTGAAAGGCTTTTCGTTATCTTCGATGCACTGAAGAACGGTATGAGCATTGAGGAGGTCTCAGAACTTTCAGGCTATGATATATTCTTTGTAACTAAGATCAACAACATCGTCGAGATGGAGAACGATCTTGAGAACAAGATGTTCACAGGTGAGCCGGACATTGACATGCTCCGGGATGCCAAGCAGATGGGATTCACCGATGGCAGAATCGCAGAGCTTACAGGCAAGACCCGTGAGGAGATCAATGACCTCCGCCGTGAGAATGTCAATACCACCTACAAGATGGTAGATACCTGTGCTGCAGAATTCGCTGCAGAGACGCCTTACTATTATTCATGCTATGAGACCATGTGCGAAGACCAGCCAACAGACAGGAAGAAGATCCTGATCCTTGGTGCAGGTCCTATACGCATCGGCCAGGGTATCGAGTTCGACTACTGTACTGTCCACGCTGTCACAGCCATCCGTGAGGAAGGCCTTGAGGCACATATCATCAACAACAACCCA is part of the Methanococcoides methylutens MM1 genome and harbors:
- the hdrA2 gene encoding CoB-CoM heterodisulfide reductase HdrA2; this translates as MRIGVYICHCGLNIASVINMDALHKKVEEMGDVALVKDIQFMCSDFGQEQLIEDIRENNIDRILVAACTPKLHEPTFKRVLEKAGINPYLLEIANIREQCSWVHMHKQNMATQKAFDLIKMGVAKLKLLQPLQIRTYKANKDVLVIGGGVAGIEAALTLADAGTHVHMVEREPTIGGKMALLNEVFPTNDCSICVLAPKMTDVQNHPNIEMRTYAEITDISGSVGNFTVKGIQRSRYVIVDRCKGCIDQCSNVCPVEIPNPFDSGLGKVKAISMAIPQAVPQSAYINNEFCVGCGLCKQACPADAIDYEMKEEEFSFTVGAVIVATGYQGFDARRKEEYGYSVYPDVLTNMELERLLNASGPTRGKVVVPSTGETPKKVAFIQCVGSRDETVGNPYCSRVCCMSSMKNAQMIKERYPDCDVTIHYIDVRASGEMYEEYYVRSQSMGINFIRGKVAEVQPDPQGHMQLRYEDTLESAIREDPYDLVILATGIEASTTSDPIAKMLNLSKRPDRFFSIAHPKMRPVDAHINGVFIAGCASGPKEIQTSIAQGSAAAARSTRLLAKGELKNDPFSAHVDPEKCIGCRICEEACNFNTIKVIEGKAVVDEISCQTCGSCSASCPTDAITMPHSTDEQIIAQIRAALEVKDEFPLIIAFLCNWCSYGSADLAGTSRIQYPTNVRIIKLMCAGRVDPDFVLEALQGGADGVLVTGCRLDECHYILGNHDAKHRMENLKEVLDEMGLDPARLKLQWISAAEGDKFAKTIEDFVDELTELGPVGSELPEVKE
- a CDS encoding 4Fe-4S binding protein, which produces MTDEEKPMEVSREMDIQENHILYKLVSDRSEKTLDYDYKRCVGCGICVRICPTKALELGPIKEIATGMEAPPVMMDLEKCTFCSMCVNFCPVTALEMHTEGDFPEEELFPVLEYKVEMNEKCVPCSLCEAACPEDAIELEYTFPKKEEIAPLKENAEGEIEIDTDKCNLCGICAYFCDAFLMLEKEPTPTDPMPFEQLIVDEDMCDYCTLCQDICPEDAIRVKGEKPCEPPVVSGHVTVDDEKCTRCGWCDAVCPYEAVDLIKPFEGELVLVDEHVEQCDTQGCHACFNICPSHLWYVPEDGKKIAAVHDLCTYCGACVNACPVDVMKVARSKVNHTEIPNTPWAAEWKDAINSLLTKERKRPDLSRALEVEPEPLKEHVDIAFPEVDEDMMAKVAERMQKAKDSITNPKFRRILNKGEAEEIHRSIQK
- a CDS encoding PEP/pyruvate-binding domain-containing protein; the protein is MDKRMASSGLVGLDELLQNLWYGDNVVWQVDELEDYIFFAEKFMENAIEEGHRCVYIRFAPHRPILEPTKGLDIVEVDPAKGFDYFSTEVHRIIESYGREVFYVFDNLSTLVVEWATDELLANFFKATCPYLYELDTVTYFALTKGRHGHQAVAAIRETTQLLLNFYHVESNAYIHPLKVYGRYSSQMFLPHLMQEDEWVPLFNSGEAASVSGGKDRHILDPGVSSIAPWDTIYSKALQYQMLYEEGRIPLQEMMALKSELCRMIIGDRPRFRELAEKYFDIDDLLYIRERIIGSGMIGGKSVGMLLSRNIVLKEDDTGEFGKIMEPHDSFYIGSDVFFTFLINNDLFRLKIDLSNGYRLSKEEFREVEQRFLEGTFPADIMEQFRSMLDYFGQAPIIVRSSSLLEDNFGNAFAGKYRSEFCTNQGDPEERLTAFLEAVKLVYASALDPDALIYRKVHGLDNTDEQMAILVQRVSGTHYKNYFFPALAGVTFSRNLFAWSEQIDPNKGMIRLVFGLGTRAVDRVDRDYPRIVSVSHPQLRPERGRQIARYSQIEVDLLDLERNEFRTVPVSTLLKDFDYPRLRMYTSLLKDDYLRDPVTNFISASDGKPVLTFNNLISKTKFVEIIGNAIQTIEKAYGQPVDVEFTAFIGKSNNIKLNILQCRPMKIPGKVESLSLPADLGPDEILFRSSKTICGGVVPDIRYIVYVDPVIYSTDIDFEKKQSLGRIIGHLNEKLGKEGEEFILMGPGRWGSSNLELGVNVTYSEIRNTSVLIEVARQTTEHRPDVSYGTHFFLDLVEEEIIYLPLYPDEPEAQFNERFFERSANSFSDILPEYDSFSDIIKLIDVPAVTGAHACVSADPEKQDAICFLKK